GATTTAAAGTCCTACAGATAATAGCAATAACTGGAAGTGCAGACGAAATTGGTCTTCAGTGCAAAGAGGAAGGCAGCCGTTTAAAAAGTCTAGGTGCAATGTTGTGGTGCTGAAAGAAAAGCTCccagtgataaagaaaaaaacaaaaaaaacaaacaaacaaaacaaaaacaaaaaaactgcaatgCAACTTCAAGCAGTAATTTTGTGGTGCTGAAAGGACAGCTCCCAGGGTTGAGGAAAAGATCTTGGATCTAGAATGAGGTGTCCAATCTGTATGATAAACAGCACACTGTGTCTCAGAGCGCCCATTCAATCTCAGtaagtaaatgaaatattgattgaaaGTGACCCTGAAACAGAATGCATTAAAAAGACATAGAAAGCTGCAGAACTGAGGTAATTCGTATTCAGCGTGTTCACCAGCCTCCCTATAGCAAAACAAGTCTATAAATAGTTGCATTTCATAAGATGTTTGGCCCTTGTATCATCAGTTTTCTCCATTTTGGATCAGTACAGCTGAACAGCCATTGTTACATGCCTACCTGTGGCAGTTTGAAGCCATACTAATTTTCTTGCAATAAATTAAAGCATCACATCACAAATCAATTCTACATGGTCTATAAATTtcagagaataattttttaaacagcatGAAGCTGATTTACACATAATGCATACGAACCCTTATCTGTTaccataaattaaaatgtaatatcttcaatttagatttcatttttaactAACATATAACCATGCTAACTAGGAAAAGTTTAAAATTCCCATTTACAATTAAAATTGAACTGAGTGCATTTTCAGCAACACTAgctaataaaatacacataattgtTTAAATGGTTTGGCTTCAAAGTAACATTACATTCCAGATGAAATGCATGGGCTCCACAGTGGACTACtggaattttgaaataaaagatcGAAGATTTGCTAAGActgaacaaaacattttaaagaccCAACATTTGAAATGCTTCTAGTACACATCCTAGATCACTTCCTTTCCCTTTATCAAACTAAGTGGGGCCCCGATCTTTGCCTTTGTTCACTGCTGACTCTGAGACAGCATGGTGAAAGAAATttacatagatattatttactgTTAATGTATTATAAATGATCTGAGACTTGTGACATGCAAGGAAAAAATGAGACGGGAGACAAGTGATGCTACATGATGAACTAAGCacatttataatgataaaatgagtaaatataatAGCGGCAATGCTAACCACTGATTCCACGAGATACACTATTTGTCAAAACTTACACAGCTACAGAGTATCGACGATAAATAGTCATTACCAATTAACACAGTTTACTAcagcttttctctttcatttaaacAAGCATATCATTCCCTTTTAAAATcattctctaaataaatatttagagataGAGAACTCTAAATGAAATaacagtccaatgttaaaaactaaaaaaaaaaatgagtctacTCTTACAGTTTGACAGAAATGAATTATTAATAGTGGAAGGGGGAGGGATCAGGAAATAATTTCAAGTTCTCAATGTCCAAAAGTAAATTGCACAGTAAATCAATATGAAATGAAGAGTCCATATAGTTCAATGAACAAAAGGGAAAGTTCATGAGGACAAAGATCACAGTTCAGAGAGAGGCTGGACGAAATTCAGACATGGAGCATCACACTCATTGTTCTTTAATTGGTTGCACAGAAAGGAGCAGCTGGGATGCCATTTAGCTTGCTAGGATGGACGTAATCAATGGGTTGAAGTTGAGATGGAAGTAATTCTCTTTTGTAATTCAGTTGCTCAGCCAGATGATCCAGAGGTagccagcattttatttttgtccatTGAATTTAAGACTGCATGCACAGCATGAGGAGGTGCTTGGGGATGGATGCCCCTATGAGTGGCCTTGAGCGGGCAAACTCAGAGGTTAACAGATGGTGTGTCAAATGGCCTGGACAGTTGGCACTCAGGAGAGGTACAGAAGAGGGTGACAGTTGTTGGGTCTTGGGAACAAAGGCTTACTCTGAAATGACCTGTCAAAAAGCCTGACAAAGGTAGATAACACTACCTCTCAAGATAAACTGCCTCTTCTAAATAAGCATGCAGGAAATACTGTCTGGTTGGTGACATAAAAATGCTCCACAAAACATGCAAATTACCGAGTATTAGAAACTGCATTGGCTGCTAGCGCCATGCTGCAAAGACTCCATCATGGGAGCAAACAGCTAAATCACAGATAGCTTCACAGTAAAATCTACATTCACAATACTAATAGGTTTCTAGTGTTAACAAATTATACACAATTATAAGCTCTTAAAATGCAACATACTTATCAAGCAGTTGCAGATAATGAAACATTATCAGCTATCAATAATTTGTTGGCACTTTcacttttgtttataaaatttccaATACACTGTACCACAGTTATGTGTCTAAACAGTGAGGATGTTAATGGAGTAATGACTGTTCTACTGGCCAGGCGATGGGATCAGTAGTGAATTCAGTGCttaaaaacaaatgtacaaaCCTCTGAAGAGGTGGGACTCCATGTGAGAACTTTTGTTGAACTTACAAATGATGAAGAATGGGCCATGGCCAGCATGCAGCATTATTTCCATTGTCTAGTTCAGATGGAGAACAGGTGCTTTTATTGATCTGTAAACTTACCAATATAATTTTCCACAGTTttaaccttttaaatattttacagtgcTTTTATGCAACTATATTGCTtttgatcattttaaatttaaaacttattttcaaaatattgtttcCTACTTCACTGTGCCCTAAGCAGGAAGTAAGACTTACAGGACAGTGCTTTGGCCTCACTCCATTTTAGGTCACTGACCCCACCATACTCAACCTAACAGTAGTTAATTTAGTGTTATCTAGAACTAATACTGAAAACTATACGCATATCCCTGTCTACATTCAATCATTAAACTACAATAATGCTGGTAAAATGGCAGGCTTAAATCTTACACTAGAAACACCTCTGACAAATATACACAAGCAAAGTATAGAGAACAAAACAGATCAAGAAAAAATTCTTTCTATGAAACATCTGGTAAAAcacatattatttacatatacacattGTCAACATAGTCGCATTCATTtgcataattatatattaataacagAAAAACTTCACTTCTGCAAAGTACAGTACATCCTTCTTGAAAATGGGGTAAAGGAGGGGTTAAAACAATCTGATGTGTTACTGGGGCACTCAACCCACTTTCTGAGGATTGGCAGCCCGAACTCCTTGCTCATATGTGATCCTTTGTGTAATTAAATACTGAGCAGCCTGTGTTGCAGCTGGTGTTCCAGTAATGGTTACCTTCCGATTCCTTGTGCCAGGTACGAATTCTCCTTTTTTGGAGATCTGTATCCTTGCACCAGTCAACTCCTGGTATTCCACTAATGTTTTCCCTCCTTTGCCAAGTATTGCACCAACTAAGTTTTCTGGCACTGCTATTTCAACTACATCCTTGGATCCATCTGTGGATTTTTCTGTTCCTAGAATGGCACTGGCAGCTAGGGGAGAAGCAGCTCCAAAATATCCATTGGttgcagcagtagcagcagccagGCTACCTAATGCAAATGTCCCCGCCGTACCACCAGCTGTGCTGCCACTGGCTGAGGCTTCACTGGCATAGGTGGCCAACAAattggctgctgctgctgctgggttgGCACTGGCAGCTGCTGCAGCCAAAGCCCCCGTTGCTGCTGCTTGACTGAGACCTAAACCTAATGTGTTGAGATTATATCCATAGCTGGCTAATGTATTAAGTGCAGAGGTGATGGCCACCAGGTCATTGCCTGTGAAGCCAGATAAAACTGCTGGAAAGGCTGCAACGCCAGCAAGGTTAGCATGTCCTAATAGCCCTGCGGCTGCTGCAGCAGTTGGTAACACTTCAGCAGTGTTTGCATAAGGAGATCCGGTTGGATTGGAATTTGCCACTGGACCTGTCACATTGGCATAACTGATATTGAGACAGCTGCCACTTTGTGGATCCTCTTGTATCTTCTGGATGATAAGTTCAACAGCTTTTCGGTTTTGTTCAGGTTCTCCACTCACAGTGACAACCCTCTCTTGCAAGTTGATCCCATCAGGTTTCTGGGAAAGCTGCACCCAAGCCCCTGACTGCTCCATTATAGCCTTCACAGTAGCACCTCCCTTCCCTATTATCAGACCTGCTGTGCTGTTGGGAACTATAATCTTtacctgtaattaaaaaaaatacgtATAAATAATACTTCTGTTTTGTGCACATACATTATATTACTTTGCTAtcctagaaaagtaaaataataaattgaaaattaGTTTAAACATAAATTATGAAAGACAGAAATATCACAACTTTCAAGTGACTTTTATCACACTTTAATAATTatcctgtaaaattaaaatttttaaagaaaaaaataaattttcaagttaaaattattaagtaaaaattttcCTTGAGTCACTGTGCATTTTGCAAtagaatttataagaaattaGTATGTTAACAAGAGGGAATCATAACTATACATCTATGGTAACATTTTTATATAGCTCCAAAAATCTCAATGCTATTGATGATTCTTCATCTATTGTAACTTTAAGAAAATGCTTTgctctaaaacatttaaaaaacaaataatgcagaattaaaagacaaaattaataaagataacaGTAGGAAAGTTCAAGCTTGAGTCCCTTCAAAACATTAATTTCATGTTCCTTAtcacccagtaattttttaattaaaaataccttACTTGTTTCATGACTGTtttcagagagaaagatcagTAAAATTATTAGTATTTTCATTTAAACTGATAGACAAAATATAACTTAATAATGAGTGatttataaatacttttaaatttttcaaggGCTTGGGGTAGATGAAGCCTATTTAAGAACTGTATTACTAAGCTGCACTatctatatttgtaaaataattggTCTAATTATTCCCTTTTTTGGCTATCAtagctacatttttaaattagggcTTACTATCATCTTATCAAATGGTACTACCATATTTTCAGAGAATACTGAAAAATTACTGAAGTGACATGAATACTTAATCCAATATAACCAATACAGACATCTTTATTTgtattaaaacacacaaaaatcaccaTATTTGActtatttaatcacaataaaaaactattaaaagaaatatcaaaTCAATATGACATTTCTATCAtccctaaaattaaaatatagacactaacatttaaaattatattttggaagCATAATGATACATATAACAATGTTTCATGTCTCATTGGGTAGGTCAGAACTTGTGATTGTTGTGTCACTGACAAAGCACTGAAGTAATTGCTTTCCTTGTTCCAGACATTAAAATGGGCAGGCTAAAAAAAATGTGCTAAAATTTGagcagcatatttagttgtttgAGAAATTCTAGTAGGAATTTCATTAGCTAATTTTTAGCAAGTATCTCTAATGCTATCTTTAAAACACAGATTTggataagaatattttaaagaaatacagcCATGCATTTTAGGAAATTTTGTTCTAGAAGGTAGCAGGCAGAGAAAGTATAAATGCAAATTCTAAACCAAGTCacctcataaatatatgtatatatattatatgcacacacacacacacacacacacacattttatttccaTACAATTTAAGCCATgaactaattttaattttgtttcattacaatttgtttttataatcatttcattttatggcAAATAGTCTAAGTTTTCAAGAACTTAGAAATTTCAAGACATAGTCTAAGTTTTCTTAGGAATGTCAAATATATCCTTCTTATTCCCTGATTAAGTGCTTTCAGTTTCAATAAATAAActgaagtatttttatatttgttaattttgttcACAGACTTCCTTTCTGTAGAAAATTGTCTGAAAAGTTAATGTGTTACAATGAGAAAGTTAAGCCATGATCATGTCCTATACCAGTTATAAAAATGGATTAcagtcatctttatttttatcctgTGCACATGAAATACTGAGAAAATGCACTTTTAAGGGTTTAAGTATCTGAATGttaaatataattgtattttatgaATAAGCAATTCTTTTCAAAACTGGTAACTTTTTTGtaacaaaatattattgaaaacATTATGTACTGGCAAACTGCAGtactttaacatattttttaatgaagaaaaatgtattaatcGATTAAGACTTTCAAAAGAGCTAgtcttagaatattttaaattataattaattaattttgtctTGTTCAATGTAATGGTTTCCTGCATGATAACCACCCAGAAgcagaacagcacagaaaaggtTAAGTATAGGCTGATAATCTAAAAGGTAATGAAATTTAATGAATAACTTTATATATCACTCACTCCATAAAATGTGTGAAGATATTAATTCCTACTATATGGCACATTAAGTCTCACACTATATATATTTGTTcacatagttttttctttttaatgctaaaaCTATTATGCAAAACAACTTGCACATGTGAGCATTGCACTTATATTATTAAACATTAgcttgtcttttttaaaaatcaggaaaaaaccctttaattatttttccttcttttcaatactcaaaattttatgtatttatttttttgagagacagtcttgctctgtcgcccaggctggagtgtagtggggcaatctcggctcactgcaacctccgacttccaggttaaagccattctcctgcctcagcttcctaagtagctggaactacaggtgtgtgccaccacacccagaacacttttgtattttcagtagagatggggtttcactatatgttggccaggctggtttcaaactcatgaccttgggtgatccgcccacctcagcctcccaaaatactgagattacaagcgtgagccactgcaacggCCAAcactaaaaagttttaaaataatatataattcagaaatatatataactttttatgACAGTAAACATCTTCCAAAAATatccatatttttgaaaattgaagAGTTGTATGACAATATCTATCTTTTTATTAAGGCACTTTTATGTAGTTAATACTATCTTCTGAATTTTAGTATTTAACCATTTCAAAGAATCTTacataaaaaaaatctgtcaaccACAATCAGTGGTTAATCAAATATTGATGTGGCCCCAAATTTTGCTGACAAGATTAAAAAACTAAAGGTGTGTTATGACTTAAGAGCAGGCTCAATGTTTGCAAATTAGTATTTATAATTTACAGCATTTTCTAACTTCAGACAATAATAGGCTATTTTGTATAAGAttgccaagttaaaaaaaataatggaaacataaatttaaaaaaattaaagtcaaaatttaaataaatgtaaacactTAATAGCTTACACAAAGCATTTAtcatccaatttttatttttgatgaaagAATGTGAGACTTTTCTTTGCCTTACAGTCTTTTTTCtctgaagaattaaaaaatatatccataTCTATTTGCACACAATATTAATCTAATATGGGCAGAGATAGGAAGCAGACTCTCTGAAAAGaagttgagaaaaaaagaaaaatgaaattcatttaaataatataacaagaagagtagtgttatatttacattttaagtgtCAGGCCAGAGTTAAGAAAAAGTGGGACAGAAAAACATGGAAGCTTCAAGATGGTGGACAATTGAATACTGGTAAGAAAAAACAGATGAGAAGCAAAAAGAATCATGTAAGAtagattttctcttcttataggCATTTACCAAAGCAAATGTCTATACATTGATATTATATACATTCCAACTGAAATGATAAATAGCAAATTCTAATAGTATACAAGGATTTGTTTTCATTGGTGAAGTCTGTTAATGCTCTGGCTgacataaatacacatatactTATTACTAAAGAATTGGGattaaaaaactgataaatggCATACAAATTATTTGCTATACAACATGTACAAACCTAAATCAGATATGTTCTTGACAGTTACAAATCAGATTTCCCTTCAGAGTTATGACTATATTTGCTAGCATCCACCTAATCATTTATAAATGCATACTGAATGGCCCAAGCCCTGCGTTGAAAACTGAAGATAAGGGACATGACATTGTTCATGCCTTTAAAGAGCTAATAGATAGTTGTAGAAAATGAGGGTCTTTCAGTGCAGGAGTCTTAAGAGTGTGGCAAAGTATATAAAGGCTATAAAGGAGACACAAAGTTTAACTGGACAAAGAAAGGATAGGTAAGAAAATCCTTGAGAGATGAAGATATTTCCCTAATGGCCTTTCACATGTGTAATATCAGTACACTATTTTTTCACAACGAAATATTTCCATAAATTTGATCACTGTTATTTCTGTGTCAGACAGTTACTGTTTCAAATCTAAACTAACTTTAGCAGTGATGAACTGattaaataattctatttatttatttatttatttatttatttatttatttatttatttatttcagggGTTCTCCCTTTGCCACTCAGGCTGAAACACAATAGCAgaaccacagctcactgtagccttgaactcctgggctcaagtgatccacttgggtcagcctcctgagcagctgggattacaggtgtgagccactgcacccagcttaataatatttcttacaaagtaaaagaatttttacttaaattttccTTATTCTAGACTTACAACTTATTTGTTATATCAAATAAATATGAGCTAAGATTAACAATATAATTACACTAATTACATTAGCATCAACTCTTTTTCAGaaacaaagtaataaaattacaatttctctatttgcGATTATAAAAGAACTTCTATAAGaactctgagttttaaaaataccaCATAAATAGGTTTTAATATTGACATGTTTCTAATTAAAAACAGACATTAAGATCAATTTACTCTTTCTGCAAATAAGAACTCCAACTGATTATAGTTTTATGATTATAAAGGAATGAAAATGTCTATAGGCATCATATTACTTCATCATCATGTGAGAAAATCATAAGCTATTTAATAAAACCATATgttaaaacaaatgcaaaacaagttCCATTATAATTTGAGAGCTTCCAATTAATAGTATGAATTATTTAGGGATGCCATATTTACTACATATATATGACATTACATTTATAAAGCATTTCCTATCAATAGTGGACACCTGTTATTTTACTCACTCAGTCATTCAACTGGTATCCAATCATTCTTCTTCTGGCAACAGAGCCGAAGTTTTCCTTTGGCAAACACCCCTTCTCATTCTTAGTGTATGTGCCTCAGGTAAAGCTGATAATCCTCCATACCTCTAGAACAAAGGTGTCCAATTTTTTGGCtaccctgggccacattggaagaattgtcttgagccacacataaaatacactaacactaacgatagctgaagagcttaaaaaataccaaaaaatcataaaagttttaagaaagtttatgaatttgttaggccacattcaaagccatcttgGGGCACAGGTTGGGTAAGTTTGCTTTAGAAGTGAAAACATGATCCAGATCTGACCTATTGCTTGCTATATTCACATCCATAACCTTTACTGGTTTGGGGTTGAGCACATGACACAGGATGGCCAAACAAGAGTCTGAGAATTTGGTGAACTTGTTGGTAAAGAGATATTTATGTTTCTAATCTAATAGGACACCAGCCTGGCATTGCTAGTGGCTACCTTACCACTATTATGAGAAGAAGAACCTGCctgaaaataaagttaatttagATTAAAAATGAGACTGCagaaataaaaggggaaaaacTTTAACAGTATTTTGGCATCTGAATCTAACCATGTCTAAAGCCAGCACAGAGGAAATACAACTCCCTTTTTTGCTTAAAGGAATTTGAGTTGAATTAcaataatttctataatttagGGGGCATCTATAATTTGTAACCAACCAAAGAgtatctttgaaatatttttaccttCTTGTTATATCATGTATTATTTGCCTATCAAAATACTGACATTTCAGTTTATCTCTTAAACCTAATAGTCAAGATATCATAGTTCTGGTAAGAAAAGACAAgtaaattaatttactttttaccAAGATATTCACTACATAATCTAACCAGacaaatgccttttattttcccAATGTATTACAATTTAGGCTACTGAGGCTCCACTTAGTAGCATCCACTGGAGATACATGTGCCATTTTGGGGACTCTACATTGAATCGTAGTACATAACTAATTGAAAAAATGGTATATGTTTTTTTCATCACAGACTTAGATAAATAACTGCCTGTGTGAATGCAGTGATTATCCAAAGGAATTTAAAAGGAGTTTTTCTAACTTTTCACTAGTCTGTTTAATCTATTTTTGGTAACCAAATCAAAGGCAGAACAGTTTTCAGAGCAATGTCTAATATCTCTCATAAAATACCATGCTGCCTTGTCTCAAGCATTTTTACCCTCTACTCCCTGCCAACTCAGATTTTAAACCTGGGAGCTATCTGTGAGTTGTCCTGCTCCCTAGATCTATATGTCCTATTATGTGCTATTGTTCAGTCCTACTATTTTATCCTCTCTAAGGCATAGtgtagtataataaaaatatggaatTGGTTGTtaatagatatggggtctcacccTGGCCCTGGTATGTGACCTTTCTCAAATCACTTtagtttcatcatctataaaatcaGGCAACTTAGTAAGACTGAGGATAAGTCTTTATTTTAGCATTATGAGAAAATTCTGTTCAAAACTCTTCAATGAACCTCTCCTTCAACTCCCCACTGAGTTACTCAATTTTCTAAAGACAAAAGTTTAACttacttatttttccatttaacacATTCTTTCACTTTACCCCTGAAGCATTATTCAAAATTTAAAGATACACCACACTATATCCCAAAGAGGGATTTAACttaggaataagaaaaatataaaaaaaatctatgctttTCAGGTGAAGGATGAACAGAAGAGAAGGACTTCAACCTATTCCTGTTATGTTGAGATGATGAGCACTCTAGACATAAttacttcaaaaaagaaaattactagaaGTAAAATAACTGTGAAAACACTATGAAGgccataaaataataaactattttgtaatcccagcactttgggaggcctaggcgggcagatcactaggtcagagATCGGGACCattttgggcaacatggtgaaatctcgtctctcctaaaaatacaaaaattagctgggtgtggtggtgtgtgcctgtagtcccagctactcgggggactgaggccaaagaatcacttgaacctggaggtcagaggttgcagtgggccaagactgtgccattgcacttcagcttggtgacatagactctgtctcaaaacagtaataataataatagtaataaaattattGCAGGAAGgaccattatttaaaaatgaaaataatttgggGTATTGTCTTCTTAATGCTTACTAAACCAGATTTTATTATATTGAGTTTATATTGATGAAAGGCCTATGAGTCTTTATCATCATGTGTCAAATTATCAAAAAGCTCTTTGAGATCATTTTAAATCACTTCTTTTTAGCCCAACTCTTTCAGGACACATATAATAAAACACAGGTTCAGAGTTCTTAATAAGCAAAAAATGTATTCTTAATTAGCAAAAATGTATTCAATGTATTtcaatatttgaaatgaaaactgTTTTTGATTTAATGTTGTAAATTaaacattcaaattaaaataagaaaatagggtTATGTCCATTGAAGTAGTTGGTGGAAAAGGGGTGAAAGATGAGGACAGAAGAAAttctattttagccattttaagcTTAAAATGCCTATCAGACATCCAAGTGCAGATGCCATGTTAAGTGTTGATTATGGGTCTGGAGGTCAGGAGAAACTTGGAAGTTAACATATAAGTTGTATTTAAAGTCATAAAAATAGGTGAAGTTATTTAGGGGGAAGTAAAGTGAAACAAAGTGTAAATTAAAGAATCAAgtaggaaaatatttcattgctAAAATAATCAAAGATATTCAAGGTAGAGTAGCAAAATTGatcattaagtaaaaaataaaccaaatataaaTCAGGGAGGGGTTAAACTATTAAAaactctttcattttaaaatgttggtgTCTGTCAGTATATATTGTGTTTTGCAAATCATACTGTAGTATTCATCAAGTTATGAAATGAGTATAATCTTTCACTTTGTTTCTCTCCTTCTGCAATTCTGGGAAAATTTCCAAAACAGAGAACACTGTACAATGTATATTAGTACATTGTATAATGTACTATTGTTTTAGGCTAAGTgtttaaaagtcaaaacaaagaATGTCATATAGAAAAGACATATGAGGGCACTATATGAAATTATAAAGATGCAGAAAATACCAATGCAAAGTTGAATATCTATATATGCAGTTTGGGTTAAGTAATGtaaaagtatataattatattcaGGTAGAACAGAAAGGGAGCAACAGAGATTGTATTTCAGATGAGCTTTTTTCTCTTACCATATAcactttgtcttatttttttaaaagcagtgtaACAAAAGGAAATGGAACAATTGTCCAAAATTGGGCTGCAGAATAAATGAATCCTCCAAAgtagaacaattaaaaaataattttagcacattta
Above is a window of Callithrix jacchus isolate 240 chromosome 8, calJac240_pri, whole genome shotgun sequence DNA encoding:
- the NOVA1 gene encoding RNA-binding protein Nova-1 isoform X4, giving the protein MHPMHRSREDGQYFLKVLIPSYAAGSIIGKGGQTIVQLQKETGATIKLSKSKDFYPGTTERVCLIQGTVEALNAVHGFIAEKIREMPQNVAKTEPVSILQPQTTVNPDRIKQVKIIVPNSTAGLIIGKGGATVKAIMEQSGAWVQLSQKPDGINLQERVVTVSGEPEQNRKAVELIIQKIQEDPQSGSCLNISYANVTGPVANSNPTGSPYANTAEVLPTAAAAAGLLGHANLAGVAAFPAVLSGFTGNDLVAITSALNTLASYGYNLNTLGLGLSQAAATGALAAAAASANPAAAAANLLATYASEASASGSTAGGTAGTFALGSLAAATAATNGYFGAASPLAASAILGTEKSTDGSKDVVEIAVPENLVGAILGKGGKTLVEYQELTGARIQISKKGEFVPGTRNRKVTITGTPAATQAAQYLITQRITYEQGVRAANPQKVG
- the NOVA1 gene encoding RNA-binding protein Nova-1 isoform X2; the encoded protein is MMAAAPIQQNGTHTGVPIDLDPPDSRKRPLEAPPEAGSTKRTNTGEDGQYFLKVLIPSYAAGSIIGKGGQTIVQLQKETGATIKLSKSKDFYPGTTERVCLIQGTVEALNAVHGFIAEKIREMPQNVAKTEPVSILQPQTTVNPDRIKQVKIIVPNSTAGLIIGKGGATVKAIMEQSGAWVQLSQKPDGINLQERVVTVSGEPEQNRKAVELIIQKIQEDPQSGSCLNISYANVTGPVANSNPTGSPYANTAEVLPTAAAAAGLLGHANLAGVAAFPAVLSGFTGNDLVAITSALNTLASYGYNLNTLGLGLSQAAATGALAAAAASANPAAAAANLLATYASEASASGSTAGGTAGTFALGSLAAATAATNGYFGAASPLAASAILGTEKSTDGSKDVVEIAVPENLVGAILGKGGKTLVEYQELTGARIQISKKGEFVPGTRNRKVTITGTPAATQAAQYLITQRITYEQGVRAANPQKVG
- the NOVA1 gene encoding RNA-binding protein Nova-1 isoform X1; its protein translation is MMAAAPIQQNGTHTGVPIDLDPPDSRKRPLEAPPEAGSTKRTNTGEDGQYFLKVLIPSYAAGSIIGKGGQTIVQLQKETGATIKLSKSKDFYPGTTERVCLIQGTVEALNAVHGFIAEKIREMPQNVAKTEPVSILQPQTTVNPDRIKQTLPSSPTTTKSSPSDPMTTSRANQVKIIVPNSTAGLIIGKGGATVKAIMEQSGAWVQLSQKPDGINLQERVVTVSGEPEQNRKAVELIIQKIQEDPQSGSCLNISYANVTGPVANSNPTGSPYANTAEVLPTAAAAAGLLGHANLAGVAAFPAVLSGFTGNDLVAITSALNTLASYGYNLNTLGLGLSQAAATGALAAAAASANPAAAAANLLATYASEASASGSTAGGTAGTFALGSLAAATAATNGYFGAASPLAASAILGTEKSTDGSKDVVEIAVPENLVGAILGKGGKTLVEYQELTGARIQISKKGEFVPGTRNRKVTITGTPAATQAAQYLITQRITYEQGVRAANPQKVG
- the NOVA1 gene encoding RNA-binding protein Nova-1 isoform X3, with the protein product MHPMHRSREDGQYFLKVLIPSYAAGSIIGKGGQTIVQLQKETGATIKLSKSKDFYPGTTERVCLIQGTVEALNAVHGFIAEKIREMPQNVAKTEPVSILQPQTTVNPDRIKQTLPSSPTTTKSSPSDPMTTSRANQVKIIVPNSTAGLIIGKGGATVKAIMEQSGAWVQLSQKPDGINLQERVVTVSGEPEQNRKAVELIIQKIQEDPQSGSCLNISYANVTGPVANSNPTGSPYANTAEVLPTAAAAAGLLGHANLAGVAAFPAVLSGFTGNDLVAITSALNTLASYGYNLNTLGLGLSQAAATGALAAAAASANPAAAAANLLATYASEASASGSTAGGTAGTFALGSLAAATAATNGYFGAASPLAASAILGTEKSTDGSKDVVEIAVPENLVGAILGKGGKTLVEYQELTGARIQISKKGEFVPGTRNRKVTITGTPAATQAAQYLITQRITYEQGVRAANPQKVG